A stretch of Cydia splendana chromosome 7, ilCydSple1.2, whole genome shotgun sequence DNA encodes these proteins:
- the LOC134792285 gene encoding autotransporter adhesin BpaC-like: MKMWAIVFTVLYFGAINVHAAPEPKDDKVFNVTMTMVKVGVINMDVNAVCRAAGYVTPAELAAYTTTTEESVTLIAISDSGKGSEPITTTEHYTTVEETTTVKEGSIIKTMSGILTKVSGTTATTEEATTGTPENTVTTSDITTTEHDTKFTTEETTTGTLRNTIITRGISMKVSGTTATIEEDSTKTLRSTITTSDITTTEPGTKTTTVEDTSETLGSTITVSGSSTTESGTTATTEEDTSKTLGSTITASGSSTTESGTTATTEEDTSKTLGSTVTATGSSTTESGTTATTEEYTSKALGSTITTSGSSTTESGTRATTEEDTSETLGGTITASGSSTTESGTSATTEEDTSKTLGSTITASGSSTTESGTTATTEEDTPYTLRSTISTTERGTTATNEGSSTFTDGSTVSEPTTSETRTPTATIGTPKESVTSTMISGFSSTKVDGILTTPTVADGPTTSSGSTEEVTTSTAAGDTLSTSDSTTPSKGTKTHSDKLTTSSATSVESQTSSVDDKSTTPAETTTENSFVTPSTTLKEVAITPDIITPKRITKEESEPITVTDSVSTTTEENKVTSAGKLGVDGGRQINYGVYGYLALSLLLAAIIIWISYIIYTRHQANSYVLPPPAPEATPLNHITTAA, translated from the exons GTCCATGCAGCGCCTGAACCAAAAGATGACAAAGTTTTCAACGTTACGATGACAATGGTGAAAGTCGG ggtaATAAACATGGATGTGAACGCAGTTTGCAGAGCTGCTGG ATATGTGACTCCGGCCGAACTTGCTGCATACACCACCACTACCGAAGAAAGCGTGACGTTAATAGCCATAAGCGATTCGGGAAAGGGAAGTGAACCCATAACTACGACCGAACATTATACAACAGTTGAAGAAACTACGACTGTTAAAGAAGGGAGCATAATAAAAACGATGAGTGGCATATTAACGAAAGTATCCGGTACAACAGCTACTACAGAAGAAGCTACTACTGGTACACCCGAGAACACAGTAACAACGAGTGACATAACAACGACAGAACATGATACAAAATTTACGACAGAAGAAACTACTACTGGTACACTAAGGAACACAATAATAACGCGTGGCATATCAATGAAAGTATCTGGTACAACTGCTACGATAGAGGAAGATAGTACAAAAACACTAAGGAGCACGATAACAACGAGTGACATAACAACGACAGAGCCCGGTACAAAAACTACAACAGTAGAAGATACTTCTGAAACACTAGGAAGCACGATAACAGTGAGTGGCTCATCAACGACAGAATCTGGTACAACAGCTACAACAGAAGAAGATACTTCTAAAACACTAGGGAGCACGATAACAGCGTCTGGATCATCAACGACAGAATCTGGTACAACAGCTACAACAGAAGAAGATACTTCAAAAACACTAGGGAGCACGGTAACAGCGACTGGATCATCAACGACAGAATCTGGTACAACAGCTACAACAGAAGAATATACTTCTAAAGCACTAGGGAGCACGATAACAACGAGTGGATCATCAACGACAGAATCTGGTACAAGAGCTACAACAGAAGAAGATACTTCTGAAACACTAGGGGGCACGATAACAGCGAGTGGATCATCAACGACAGAATCTGGTACATCAGCTACAACAGAAGAAGATACTTCTAAAACACTAGGGAGCACGATAACAGCGAGTGGGTCATCAACGACAGAATCTGGTACAACAGCTACAACAGAAGAAGATACTCCTTATACACTGAGGAGCACGATATCAACGACAGAACGCGGTACAACTGCTACAAACGAAGGATCAAGTACTTTTACAGATGGGAGTACAGTCTCAGAACCGACAACATCAGAAACAAGAACGCCGACCGCTACAATTGGGACGCCGAAAGAATCCGTAACTAGTACTATGATCTCAGGCTTCTCTTCCACGAAAGTAGATGGCATTTTGACTACGCCAACTGTAGCGGATGGACCCACCACCTCTTCCGGTTCAACAGAGGAAGTTACAACTTCGACGGCAGCTGGAGACACATTATCGACATCGGATTCAACTACACCATCTAAAGGAACTAAAACACATAGTGATAAATTAACTACTTCTTCAGCCACATCGGTAGAATCCCAAACGTCATCCGTAGACGATAAATCTACCACGCCTGCAGAAACAACTACGGAAAATTCGTTCGTGACTCCATCAACTACATTAAAAGAAGTAGCAATCACTCCAGACATTATAACACCTAAGAGAATAACAAAGGAAGAAAGCGAGCCGATTACAGTAACGGACTCTGTTTCAACTACTACGGAAGAAAATAAAGTAACATCTGCTGGCAAGCTTGG AGTTGACGGTGGGCGGCAAATAAATTACGGTGTCTACGGATACCTGGCTCTGTCTCTCCTGCTGGCTGCTATTATCATCTGGATCAGCTATATCATATACACTAGGCATCAAGCCAACAGTTATG tcttACCACCGCCTGCCCCGGAGGCCACGCCACTCAATCACATCACAACTGCTGCGTAG